Proteins encoded by one window of Candidatus Omnitrophota bacterium:
- a CDS encoding HNH endonuclease, with protein sequence MPYRKCKICGKEFYVKPFHAKKGWGKCCSVKCRTKAQFKGKWVECAYCGKKIWRTPKDFKRSKRNKFFCGVACHCSWENKNVRYGVNAPNWISGETVYRDLMRRYNIPYKCARCGISDKRVLIVHHKDGNRRNNKIDNLERICCNCHAILHA encoded by the coding sequence ATGCCATATAGAAAATGTAAGATTTGCGGCAAGGAATTCTATGTAAAGCCTTTTCATGCGAAAAAGGGTTGGGGTAAATGTTGTTCCGTAAAGTGCCGCACTAAAGCGCAGTTTAAAGGTAAATGGGTTGAATGTGCTTATTGCGGCAAAAAAATTTGGAGGACGCCTAAAGATTTTAAAAGGTCAAAACGAAATAAATTCTTCTGTGGCGTAGCTTGCCATTGTTCTTGGGAGAATAAGAATGTCCGTTATGGTGTTAATGCTCCAAATTGGATTTCTGGGGAAACTGTTTACCGTGATTTAATGCGCAGGTATAATATTCCATATAAATGCGCAAGGTGCGGGATTTCCGATAAAAGGGTATTGATTGTCCATCATAAGGATGGGAATAGAAGAAATAATAAAATTGATAATTTAGAAAGAATATGCTGTAATTGTCACGCTATTCTGCATGCATAA
- a CDS encoding DNA cytosine methyltransferase has translation MYTKNQEKLKIVSLFSGCGGLDLGFEKAGFEIIWSNEFDKSIWETMTLNFPHTPLDKRSIVDIPSKEIPDGCDGIIGGPPCQAWSEAGACRGIKDHRGQVFFEYIRVLKDKRPLFFLAENVSGILANIHKEAFEKILSEFSSAGYNVSYKLLNAGNYNVPQDRERVIIVGYHKKMGMSYEFPEGSKRFVSLRDAIGDLKEPKPALKYNKTNGDNLEIPNHEYMIGNFSTIYMSRNRVRSWDERSFTIQAGGRHAPIHPKAPKMKFIEQNKREFIKGKEHLYRRLSVRECARIQTFPDSFVFKYTDIADGYKMVGNAVPVEFASILAAKIMLDLKEHKNKFKLIKNERVPIRKIKHKTGTEIIFDDYIYNRPSKELSIKL, from the coding sequence ATGTATACAAAAAATCAAGAGAAGCTTAAAATAGTGTCGCTCTTTAGCGGTTGCGGAGGTTTGGATTTGGGGTTTGAAAAGGCGGGATTCGAGATTATTTGGTCAAACGAGTTTGACAAGTCTATTTGGGAAACAATGACCTTAAATTTTCCTCATACGCCCCTAGACAAAAGAAGCATTGTTGATATTCCATCTAAGGAAATCCCAGATGGATGCGATGGGATTATTGGCGGTCCTCCTTGTCAGGCATGGAGCGAAGCAGGAGCTTGCCGGGGAATAAAAGACCATAGAGGGCAAGTATTTTTTGAATATATTAGAGTCTTAAAGGACAAACGACCTTTATTTTTTCTAGCAGAAAATGTATCTGGAATTTTAGCAAATATTCATAAGGAAGCGTTTGAGAAGATTTTAAGCGAGTTTTCTTCAGCTGGATACAATGTTTCTTATAAGTTGCTGAATGCTGGCAATTATAATGTTCCGCAAGACAGGGAAAGAGTTATTATAGTTGGGTACCACAAGAAAATGGGAATGTCTTATGAATTTCCGGAAGGTTCTAAAAGATTTGTAAGCTTGCGCGATGCCATTGGCGATTTAAAAGAGCCCAAGCCAGCACTAAAATATAACAAAACGAATGGCGATAACCTTGAGATTCCTAATCATGAGTATATGATTGGAAATTTTTCAACGATTTATATGTCTAGAAATAGGGTAAGAAGTTGGGATGAGCGGTCATTTACGATCCAGGCGGGAGGGAGGCACGCTCCAATTCATCCGAAAGCGCCCAAAATGAAGTTTATTGAACAAAATAAAAGAGAGTTTATAAAAGGTAAAGAACATTTATATAGGCGATTATCGGTAAGAGAATGCGCGAGGATCCAAACTTTCCCGGACAGTTTTGTTTTTAAATATACTGATATCGCGGACGGTTATAAAATGGTAGGAAATGCTGTTCCAGTTGAATTTGCTAGTATCCTTGCGGCTAAGATTATGCTTGATTTAAAGGAGCATAAAAATAAATTTAAATTAATAAAAAATGAACGAGTTCCTATTCGTAAGATTAAACATAAAACAGGAACAGAAATAATCTTCGATGACTATATATATAATAGACCTTCAAAAGAGTTAAGTATTAAGCTTTGA
- a CDS encoding recombinase family protein: MNRYFLYARKSTDSEDRQVLSIEAQLAELREFAKRQNLFIKEELFEAKTAKQPGREVFNLLVKRIERDEANGILAWHPDRLARNSMDGGKIIYLTDTGKLVDLRFPTYSFENTAQGKFMLSIIFGQSKYFVDNLSENVLRGFRQKLRRGEYPGFAPLGYKNNILDHSIEVVPEAAHKIRELFELYATGRYSMEELRKLATASGLASRRKHVRLSLSNIERILKNPFYFGAFRFKGELYEGTHPPIITKELFNKAQVALRLRSKPHINAPHYHVFRGFIQCAECGCMITSEIQKQRYIYYRCTRKRGGCGQPFLREDALVSQISEAIEKVAISTDLKKFLFDKIDSEASAGLPPSASTLALNNRITEIDRKLNMLLDSYISQVISEEEYKKKKSILLSEKLELKEKLTSDEGKGKVWLELARTIVTSAGQASYIARKGSLEEKREFVKKIGSNFRLADAKLRFDYKLPYVYFAQKWPKEKWGG, translated from the coding sequence ATGAACAGATATTTCTTGTATGCCCGCAAATCCACCGATTCGGAAGACAGGCAAGTCCTCTCTATCGAAGCGCAACTTGCGGAATTAAGAGAATTCGCTAAGCGACAAAACCTGTTTATTAAGGAAGAGCTATTTGAAGCGAAGACCGCGAAGCAGCCCGGACGAGAAGTTTTTAACTTGTTGGTGAAACGCATTGAGCGAGACGAGGCAAACGGAATACTTGCCTGGCATCCTGACCGCTTAGCGAGAAACTCGATGGATGGCGGGAAGATAATTTACTTAACCGACACAGGCAAACTGGTGGATTTGCGGTTTCCTACTTACAGCTTCGAGAATACGGCACAAGGAAAGTTTATGCTCTCGATTATCTTCGGCCAGTCGAAGTATTTTGTTGATAATCTCTCTGAGAACGTCTTGCGCGGCTTCCGCCAGAAGCTAAGGCGCGGTGAATATCCGGGCTTTGCTCCTTTAGGTTATAAAAATAATATCCTTGATCACTCAATAGAAGTCGTGCCGGAAGCCGCGCATAAGATTAGAGAACTTTTCGAACTGTATGCGACTGGCCGCTACTCAATGGAAGAGTTAAGAAAATTGGCGACTGCCTCTGGCTTGGCCAGCAGAAGGAAACATGTCAGGCTGAGCCTTAGCAATATCGAGCGCATCCTCAAGAATCCTTTTTATTTCGGCGCATTCAGATTTAAAGGCGAACTCTACGAAGGCACGCATCCGCCGATTATAACTAAAGAACTTTTTAATAAAGCGCAGGTCGCGCTTAGGCTACGCAGTAAGCCGCACATTAACGCACCGCATTATCATGTCTTTCGCGGTTTTATACAATGCGCCGAGTGCGGCTGTATGATCACTTCCGAAATCCAGAAACAGAGATATATCTATTATCGTTGCACTCGTAAGCGCGGCGGATGCGGGCAACCTTTCTTGCGAGAGGATGCGCTCGTCAGTCAAATTAGCGAAGCCATCGAAAAAGTTGCGATTAGCACAGACTTAAAGAAATTTTTGTTTGATAAGATAGATAGCGAGGCTTCTGCTGGTCTACCTCCCTCTGCTTCTACCCTTGCCCTCAATAACAGGATTACAGAGATAGACCGAAAACTTAATATGCTCTTAGATAGCTACATTAGTCAGGTTATAAGCGAAGAGGAATACAAGAAAAAGAAGTCAATTTTGCTCAGTGAGAAGTTAGAATTGAAGGAAAAATTGACAAGCGATGAGGGCAAGGGTAAAGTTTGGCTCGAACTGGCTCGAACTATTGTAACTTCTGCTGGCCAAGCCAGTTACATAGCGCGGAAGGGATCGCTGGAAGAAAAACGGGAGTTTGTGAAAAAGATTGGCTCGAACTTTCGGCTCGCCGACGCTAAGTTGCGTTTTGACTACAAGTTACCTTATGTTTATTTCGCCCAAAAATGGCCGAAAGAAAAATGGGGTGGCTGA
- a CDS encoding DUF748 domain-containing protein, with amino-acid sequence MKTLQKILIIGVICFAFIFALASVFLLLQGKTLVSKQLENLTGKKTNIGYIGLTLPLNLEVRKLNIEGLAKVDYASISPSVLGLLSGKIVLNDVRLVRPEFTYEKQLSVAASNSGNTAVLIPASVTTKGLSSTDKSPRPVALAFKRLSIKEGKLYFIDHTVGSEGIKITVEDINFTLTNFYLYPYSVATDFKLEGKIPWQQGEQEGSIEAEGQLNLFKKEMQATLKINDIDAVYLYPYYSQWVDIEKAHIEKAKLNVTSNITGTAGDIVSKCRLELKDVVFKKPEIVEGQEKAQKIISTVMDIFSAISKTNKLVFNFTLKNKMPSFY; translated from the coding sequence ATGAAAACATTACAAAAAATCTTAATCATCGGAGTTATTTGTTTCGCGTTCATCTTTGCGCTTGCTTCTGTATTTTTGCTTTTACAGGGCAAAACACTTGTCAGCAAGCAGCTTGAGAATTTAACAGGCAAGAAAACTAATATAGGTTATATCGGTTTGACCCTGCCTTTAAATTTAGAGGTCAGAAAGCTGAATATAGAAGGCCTGGCGAAAGTAGATTATGCCTCTATTTCTCCGAGCGTATTAGGGTTATTGAGCGGAAAAATCGTCTTAAATGATGTCAGGCTGGTAAGGCCGGAATTTACCTATGAGAAGCAACTCTCCGTAGCGGCTAGCAATTCCGGCAATACGGCTGTTCTTATCCCCGCATCAGTAACCACAAAGGGCCTTTCCTCTACGGATAAAAGCCCGCGCCCTGTGGCTCTGGCGTTTAAACGTTTAAGTATAAAAGAGGGTAAGTTATATTTTATCGATCATACGGTAGGCAGCGAGGGGATCAAGATTACCGTAGAAGATATAAATTTCACCCTGACCAATTTCTACTTGTATCCGTATTCGGTAGCTACGGATTTTAAATTAGAAGGAAAGATTCCCTGGCAGCAGGGAGAGCAGGAGGGCAGTATCGAAGCAGAAGGCCAGCTGAATTTATTCAAAAAAGAGATGCAGGCCACTCTAAAGATTAATGATATTGATGCCGTTTATCTTTACCCTTATTATTCCCAATGGGTGGATATAGAAAAGGCGCACATAGAAAAGGCCAAATTGAACGTGACCAGTAATATTACCGGTACGGCAGGCGATATTGTTTCCAAGTGCCGGCTGGAACTAAAGGACGTTGTATTCAAGAAACCGGAAATCGTGGAGGGGCAAGAGAAGGCCCAGAAGATTATTTCTACGGTAATGGATATTTTCAGCGCTATCAGCAAGACGAATAAGCTGGTCTTCAATTTCACGCTGAAAAACAAAATGCCCAGTTTTTATTAA
- a CDS encoding DUF3313 family protein, producing the protein MKNIYCFLLLVMFLSGCATKMAYLNTQKPPEEFKKDKTDCQAVVDSSDSKDAGLKQKKFNQCMKDKGYNVVSEDKAEKIQGFKGLWIRPGADFKIYEAIFIDKVDLSRAKVKNTKIPDTKIADEDINNLGEEMLERFSKTLGFVMSVIPNREEAAGKKVLYISLKLNDISQTNVGFNTALEAAGHFSPVPLPEGPEGTFSFEGIISDFSTQERLITISDEVKADKNSSLAGLEKFEHWKKAYNIMDYWADRLTALLAKERGQKYKSRLGFKLIDF; encoded by the coding sequence ATGAAGAACATATATTGTTTCTTATTATTAGTAATGTTCCTGTCTGGCTGCGCCACAAAAATGGCTTATCTGAACACGCAAAAGCCGCCTGAAGAGTTCAAAAAGGATAAAACCGATTGCCAGGCAGTAGTTGATTCCTCTGATTCTAAAGACGCTGGTTTAAAACAGAAGAAATTCAACCAGTGTATGAAGGATAAAGGGTATAATGTTGTTTCGGAAGATAAAGCCGAGAAGATTCAAGGGTTCAAGGGGCTATGGATAAGGCCGGGAGCAGATTTTAAGATTTATGAAGCAATTTTTATCGATAAAGTAGACTTAAGCCGGGCAAAAGTAAAAAATACCAAGATTCCTGATACCAAAATAGCTGATGAGGATATAAATAATCTGGGCGAAGAGATGTTAGAGCGTTTCTCCAAGACTCTGGGTTTTGTAATGTCGGTTATTCCGAACAGAGAAGAGGCAGCAGGCAAAAAGGTACTTTATATCAGTTTAAAATTGAATGATATTTCCCAGACTAATGTCGGCTTTAACACAGCGTTAGAGGCAGCGGGCCACTTTTCGCCCGTGCCTTTACCGGAGGGCCCGGAAGGTACATTTTCTTTTGAAGGGATAATTTCCGATTTCTCTACCCAGGAAAGATTAATCACTATCTCGGATGAAGTCAAAGCAGATAAAAATTCTTCTCTGGCTGGCCTTGAGAAGTTTGAGCATTGGAAGAAAGCCTATAATATTATGGATTATTGGGCAGACCGCTTGACGGCATTACTTGCCAAGGAACGCGGCCAGAAATACAAATCACGGCTGGGATTTAAATTAATTGATTTCTAA
- a CDS encoding SIMPL domain-containing protein (The SIMPL domain is named for its presence in mouse protein SIMPL (signalling molecule that associates with mouse pelle-like kinase). Bacterial member BP26, from Brucella, was shown to assemble into a channel-like structure, while YggE from E. coli has been associated with resistance to oxidative stress.), producing MEGGRILRNSQIIILGICIAVATIVSSMILSKGFLKITKFIREQITVTGSAQKEIKSDYIVWRGTFSTRQADLKTGYKKLNDDLEVVKKYLTGKGINEKEIVISQISTNKVYKKNEKGNDTNEIQWYVLSQAVEARSKDVGKVDKVSRESTELIEENIDFESQSPEYFYTKLDELKIEMLAKATENAKLRAENMVKATGNKIGSIRSARMGVFQITPITSTDVSDWGVNDTSSLEKKVMAVVSASFAIE from the coding sequence ATGGAAGGCGGGAGAATATTAAGGAACTCCCAGATAATCATTCTGGGCATCTGTATTGCAGTAGCAACGATTGTTTCAAGCATGATTCTTTCAAAAGGGTTTTTAAAGATTACTAAGTTTATCAGAGAACAGATTACCGTCACTGGTTCGGCGCAAAAGGAGATTAAAAGCGATTACATTGTCTGGAGGGGGACATTCTCTACCCGGCAGGCAGATCTAAAGACAGGCTATAAGAAGCTAAACGATGACCTTGAGGTGGTTAAAAAATATCTTACCGGGAAAGGGATTAATGAAAAAGAAATCGTGATTTCCCAGATTAGCACGAATAAGGTCTACAAGAAGAACGAAAAGGGCAATGATACCAATGAAATTCAATGGTATGTTTTGAGTCAGGCAGTTGAAGCGCGCTCTAAAGACGTAGGCAAGGTAGATAAAGTCTCCAGAGAATCCACGGAATTAATTGAAGAAAATATAGACTTTGAATCCCAGTCGCCGGAGTATTTCTATACCAAGCTTGATGAACTAAAAATAGAAATGCTGGCCAAAGCTACTGAGAATGCAAAACTCAGGGCAGAAAATATGGTCAAAGCCACCGGCAATAAGATTGGCTCAATCCGCTCGGCGCGGATGGGTGTATTCCAGATTACCCCGATTACCTCTACTGATGTTTCTGATTGGGGAGTTAATGATACGAGTTCCCTTGAGAAGAAAGTGATGGCAGTGGTATCTGCTAGCTTCGCGATCGAATAA
- a CDS encoding L,D-transpeptidase codes for MQISVRISKRKLNVFFGKELIKSYSISTSKYGIGNKVGSNKTPLGLHQIVSKIGKNALSGTIFKRRRNTGKIARSRNGGDFITTRILRLAGLEKGINKGKGIDSFERGIYIHGTPEENLIGRPASHGCIRMKNRDIIELFDLVKRSTIVKIAK; via the coding sequence GTGCAAATAAGCGTTAGGATTTCAAAACGAAAGCTCAATGTATTTTTCGGTAAGGAGTTGATTAAAAGCTACTCAATTTCTACTTCTAAATACGGAATCGGCAACAAAGTCGGAAGCAATAAGACTCCGTTGGGTCTGCATCAAATAGTGAGTAAAATCGGCAAGAACGCTTTATCGGGCACGATTTTTAAGCGGCGCAGGAATACCGGAAAGATCGCCCGCAGCCGTAACGGCGGGGATTTCATTACAACGCGAATACTACGCCTTGCAGGGCTTGAGAAAGGCATCAATAAAGGCAAGGGTATAGATTCATTTGAGAGGGGCATCTATATTCATGGAACACCTGAAGAAAATTTAATCGGTAGGCCCGCATCTCATGGCTGTATAAGGATGAAAAATCGTGATATAATTGAATTGTTCGATTTGGTAAAAAGAAGCACTATAGTTAAAATAGCTAAATAG
- a CDS encoding virulence protein RhuM/Fic/DOC family protein, which produces MVKINKNIVPQKGEIVIYQTKDKKVKLEVTLELETVWLTQQQIAKLFGTQRPAITKHLHNIFKSKELQENSVCSILEHTASDGKKYRTNFYNLDAIISVGYRVNSSRATQFRIWATNVLRMHLIDGYTLNEQRLKQVAHKLQALQRAIKLIGSIKDKKQLEYKEVLGLLEVISDYNYALRLLDAYDNKKIKVTDTSKEERFKLTYEEAIKTLAKLKIRLGGSGLFGAERDKSFKSSIATIYQTFGGKDLYPSVEEKAANLLYFIVKNHSFVDGNKRIAAAIFLWFLERNELLYKEDGTKRIADNALVALTLMIAESDPLERDIIVNLAANLINKNN; this is translated from the coding sequence ATGGTTAAAATAAATAAGAACATTGTTCCGCAGAAAGGCGAAATTGTTATTTATCAGACTAAAGATAAGAAGGTTAAGCTTGAAGTAACGCTCGAGCTTGAAACGGTATGGCTGACCCAGCAGCAGATAGCGAAATTGTTTGGAACCCAGAGGCCGGCCATAACAAAACATTTGCATAACATATTTAAGAGCAAAGAATTACAGGAAAATTCAGTATGTTCCATTTTGGAACATACTGCTTCTGACGGGAAGAAATACCGCACCAATTTTTATAACCTTGATGCTATTATTTCTGTCGGCTACCGGGTAAATTCAAGCCGGGCAACGCAGTTTCGAATTTGGGCAACCAATGTATTAAGAATGCATCTCATTGATGGGTACACGTTGAATGAACAGCGCTTAAAGCAGGTAGCGCATAAGTTGCAAGCTTTGCAGCGCGCTATAAAACTTATCGGTAGTATAAAAGACAAGAAGCAGCTTGAGTATAAAGAGGTACTCGGGCTTCTTGAGGTTATAAGCGATTATAATTATGCCTTGAGGCTTTTAGATGCCTATGACAATAAGAAAATAAAGGTCACGGATACCTCAAAAGAAGAAAGGTTTAAGCTCACCTATGAAGAAGCAATTAAGACATTAGCAAAATTAAAAATCCGGCTGGGAGGTTCTGGTCTGTTCGGCGCGGAAAGGGATAAATCTTTTAAAAGTTCTATAGCTACGATTTACCAGACGTTCGGCGGTAAAGACCTTTATCCTAGCGTAGAGGAGAAAGCGGCAAATCTTTTATATTTCATAGTGAAGAACCATTCTTTTGTCGATGGGAATAAGCGTATTGCCGCGGCAATCTTTCTTTGGTTTTTAGAAAGAAATGAGCTTTTATATAAAGAGGACGGTACTAAGCGCATAGCAGATAATGCTTTAGTAGCCCTTACCCTGATGATTGCCGAAAGCGACCCGTTAGAGCGGGATATAATTGTGAATTTAGCGGCGAATTTAATAAATAAAAACAATTGA
- a CDS encoding TIGR04255 family protein — MSINEVFPNPTVKQVIFQIKFPNLFSIENKIGDFQAKIINEFPESSLVFRKQIVFADIGPEGKIEQLPGGPSEGQKIWQFKSEKKIILNVLTSSLDLTSNYHKTYNNKDATLRFRDTIKLVLDNFFSIVKLPIIQRIGLRYIDECPVPARTTATFKEWYNTVFPFERFSIEETMETNYVTLVKRNGYFVRYLESFNAEQNKYILDFDSYAQNIKPEDSLGVVDKLHELISAEFEKTIKAPVIEYMKKDLKKEEAK, encoded by the coding sequence ATGTCGATAAATGAAGTTTTTCCTAATCCTACCGTCAAGCAGGTTATTTTCCAAATTAAATTTCCCAATTTATTTTCTATCGAAAATAAAATAGGAGATTTCCAGGCAAAAATCATAAATGAATTTCCGGAATCTTCATTGGTGTTTCGGAAACAAATTGTTTTTGCCGATATCGGACCTGAAGGGAAAATCGAACAGTTACCGGGTGGACCTTCAGAAGGACAAAAAATTTGGCAGTTTAAGTCAGAAAAAAAGATTATTTTGAATGTTCTCACCAGTTCTTTGGATTTAACTTCCAACTACCATAAAACATACAACAACAAGGATGCGACATTACGATTTCGGGATACCATAAAGCTCGTGTTAGATAATTTCTTTTCTATAGTGAAATTGCCCATAATACAAAGAATAGGTTTGAGGTATATTGATGAATGCCCTGTTCCGGCGCGGACAACAGCCACTTTTAAGGAATGGTATAATACGGTATTCCCTTTTGAACGTTTTAGTATTGAGGAAACTATGGAAACAAATTATGTTACTCTGGTTAAAAGAAATGGATATTTTGTCCGATACCTTGAATCGTTTAATGCCGAACAAAATAAATATATTCTCGATTTTGATAGCTATGCACAAAACATCAAACCAGAAGACTCATTGGGTGTAGTGGATAAATTGCACGAGCTTATTTCTGCTGAATTCGAAAAAACAATAAAAGCTCCAGTTATTGAATACATGAAAAAAGATTTAAAGAAAGAGGAGGCTAAGTAG
- a CDS encoding very short patch repair endonuclease encodes MVYKFKVSAERSDLMRKIRSDKTTPEILLQKALRKEKIKFRKNCVNVIGKPDIALIDRKIAIFVDGEFWHGYRWKQKKKKIKDNRDYWIPKIERNVARDKKNNKELRKSGWQVIRFWQQQLIKDIPKCIQKIKRSLK; translated from the coding sequence ATGGTTTATAAGTTTAAAGTTTCTGCTGAGCGTTCTGATTTAATGCGGAAAATCAGAAGCGATAAGACTACCCCCGAAATTCTACTTCAAAAAGCGCTTCGTAAAGAAAAGATTAAGTTTAGAAAAAACTGTGTTAATGTAATCGGTAAGCCGGATATAGCGCTTATTGATAGAAAAATAGCCATATTTGTTGATGGCGAATTTTGGCATGGTTACAGGTGGAAACAAAAAAAGAAGAAAATAAAAGATAATAGGGATTATTGGATACCGAAAATTGAAAGAAATGTTGCTAGGGATAAGAAGAATAATAAGGAATTAAGAAAGTCTGGCTGGCAAGTTATAAGATTTTGGCAACAACAACTAATAAAGGACATACCGAAATGTATACAAAAAATCAAGAGAAGCTTAAAATAG
- a CDS encoding DUF5674 family protein, translated as MLLIVRDKIDQETLKKIAEDLKGYVKIVVDVRRKVLAAGGEKHVDGERLLLEDGSRQEDLWGAGLDLETGEMDFDSVINLRPAQNRSREILDEEIRKKAAALIESLLKD; from the coding sequence ATGTTACTAATCGTCCGTGACAAAATAGATCAGGAAACCCTAAAGAAGATAGCCGAAGATCTGAAGGGTTATGTAAAGATTGTAGTTGATGTCCGGCGTAAAGTCTTAGCTGCAGGTGGAGAAAAGCATGTAGATGGCGAACGCCTACTATTAGAGGACGGTAGCCGGCAAGAAGATCTTTGGGGAGCCGGCTTAGATTTAGAAACTGGCGAGATGGATTTTGATTCTGTAATTAATCTAAGGCCTGCGCAGAATAGAAGCCGTGAGATTTTGGATGAGGAAATACGTAAAAAAGCTGCAGCGTTAATTGAATCTTTATTGAAGGATTAA
- a CDS encoding helix-turn-helix transcriptional regulator: protein MSVILEQFGAKVRKYRIKKKLSQEKLAEIADLHRTYIGQVESGKRNIALKNIEKLAKALNVDIRELFK from the coding sequence ATGTCTGTAATTTTAGAGCAATTTGGCGCTAAAGTTCGCAAATATCGCATAAAGAAAAAGCTCTCTCAAGAAAAGCTTGCCGAGATAGCTGATTTACACCGTACTTATATTGGGCAGGTTGAAAGTGGTAAAAGAAATATTGCTTTAAAGAATATTGAAAAACTTGCTAAAGCTTTAAACGTTGATATAAGGGAGTTGTTTAAGTAA
- a CDS encoding AbrB/MazE/SpoVT family DNA-binding domain-containing protein, which produces MTITKLKAKNQITIPSVIVKRLHLKLDELFAVDVEGNFIKLIPVKVEPRYTAQELKAIDRIVENEKGKAKVLKPGKEFSRYIKKITK; this is translated from the coding sequence ATGACTATTACAAAGCTTAAAGCAAAAAATCAGATAACTATTCCTAGCGTAATTGTGAAGAGACTGCATCTGAAGCTAGATGAGCTGTTTGCCGTGGATGTAGAAGGTAATTTTATCAAGCTTATCCCCGTTAAGGTTGAGCCACGCTATACTGCACAAGAACTGAAAGCCATTGACCGTATCGTTGAAAACGAAAAGGGCAAGGCAAAGGTTCTGAAGCCGGGAAAAGAGTTCTCTCGTTACATTAAGAAAATAACCAAATGA
- a CDS encoding HaeIII family restriction endonuclease produces MQLENISDRNGRALEYKIIDYLISGQSKFKVVLSQQAKSDQLRDISKYESLPIELKSNYSKTAVMIHNWLLNLISCKEIFVDKNTDESGKKGDVTDISIVFGDKTINLSVKHNHSALKHQRPPTTAIWCGYNKKSKEDLEFRKAYNDIVDRFLFDSKVAMPLARNFRDLVTITGDYIKDNLYYPVCKVITEAINKLCVDRSHAQYLFNFLVGSTGFYKVIDLVDKVLILDFTKMPKAESVQAALEGKSYIYLTFSNGWKLSMRLHTAASKLGKSLKFDTQAIELPDLEKQVLEK; encoded by the coding sequence ATGCAATTAGAAAATATTTCTGATAGGAACGGTAGAGCGTTAGAATATAAGATTATTGACTACCTAATTAGTGGGCAGTCAAAGTTTAAGGTTGTATTAAGTCAACAAGCTAAATCTGATCAACTAAGGGATATTTCTAAGTACGAAAGTCTGCCTATTGAGCTAAAAAGCAATTATTCAAAAACCGCAGTTATGATACATAATTGGTTGCTGAATTTGATAAGCTGTAAAGAAATCTTTGTTGACAAAAATACAGACGAGAGTGGGAAAAAAGGCGACGTAACAGATATTAGTATTGTTTTTGGTGATAAAACAATAAATTTGTCTGTAAAGCACAATCATTCGGCGCTTAAACATCAACGTCCGCCCACTACAGCAATATGGTGTGGATACAATAAAAAATCAAAAGAAGACTTGGAGTTTCGAAAAGCATATAATGATATTGTAGATCGGTTTCTTTTTGATAGTAAAGTTGCAATGCCACTGGCTAGAAACTTTAGAGATCTCGTTACTATAACTGGCGATTACATAAAGGATAATCTTTATTATCCTGTATGTAAGGTCATTACCGAGGCTATTAATAAATTATGTGTTGATAGAAGCCATGCTCAGTATTTGTTTAATTTCTTAGTGGGGTCAACTGGTTTCTATAAGGTAATCGACTTGGTCGATAAAGTATTGATTCTGGATTTTACTAAGATGCCTAAAGCCGAAAGCGTTCAGGCGGCTTTAGAAGGCAAAAGCTATATCTATCTAACTTTTTCTAATGGCTGGAAACTGTCTATGAGGCTGCATACAGCTGCTTCTAAGCTAGGTAAAAGCCTCAAATTTGATACTCAAGCGATAGAATTGCCCGATCTAGAAAAGCAGGTATTAGAAAAATAA